Below is a window of Deltaproteobacteria bacterium CG11_big_fil_rev_8_21_14_0_20_49_13 DNA.
CCCCATCTTAAATTGAGGCGCGGGTGGGAGTCGAACCCACTCGTACCGGTTTTGCAGACCGGAGCATTCCCACTTTGCTACCGCGCCACCCTTCAAAAGCTGGCGCACTGTAATGGATAGCCATTTTCATGTCAAGTTTTTCGCCCTAATTTTATTGGATATTCAGTTGATTTTTAGCTTGACGCATAATGTTATGGGGCTATAATCACCATTGCCATGGCAGAAGAAAACAACAGAGATCGGGGGCCATCGGAGGCGGTCACCACAGTAATTAGCGCCCTTCCAAAGGATACAAAAAAGCCTCGTAGAAAACATGGTCAACGAAGAACGGCAAAAAGACAAGGTTATTCCATTCAGGGCACATCGCTCCCTTCCATCCCTGAAGAAGAAAAAAAGAGAGGTGTGTGGCTTACAACGATTGCAAATCTTGCCCTTCTTTTGGCCGTCTTTACCATAATATTTGCCGCACACAGGGCGATCCAAAATTCAAAGCATGCATCGAACGCGACCGTTGTGGCTAAAGTAAAGGTCGTGTCTGCGCCGACCGATGTTGAACCTGCCGAGCCAAAGGAACCCGAGGCTATTACAGAGGAATTTAAAGAAGACGCCGAAGAGGAAGCGGTAAAAGAAAAAATCGCTGTCGAAGAAACAAAGAAAGATAAAAGCGAGACTGCAAAAGAAACATCCATAGAGGCCCCTAAAGAAAAAAATGCGGCCGGCAAATACCATCCCGACCCCTACACCAACGGTGGCCCGCTGGACCTTGACAGACGCACACCATCCACTGCCAAGATAGGTAGCAACACATATAACGAACTGAATCAGAACTATTATCGCGGAAATGACGCCCGACGCGATTATTCCCCTTCCCACAATCCGTGGAACGCCGGCGGACAATTGGACCTTGATAGCGCCAACGCCCGCCAAGAATATCTCAAAAAAAACTACATTTCTTCCACCGAATCTGATACGAACAAGTAATGTTCAAGAACATCGATGTGGAAAAGGTCTTAAAGACCGCGCTTTCAAGCGGCGGCGATCTGGCCGAGATCTTTGCAGAACGGACGACAACAACCGCCATATCTCACGAAGACAAAAAAGTGGAACGCGTCGTTTCCGGAATAGACGCCGGTTACGGGATCCGGGTCATAAAGGATGGTCACACATCGTACGGATATACCAACGATGCGGCCGAATTGATGAACGTGGCCGTGTCATTGCGAGGAGCGACAACTCCGAAGCAATCCCTATTATCCAGTTGTGCGCACGAGATTGCCACGCCACCTTCGGTGGCTCGCAATGACGAATCATCTATCCAACTCATTGCTCGCGCCGCCAACGCCGCATGGAGCAAGGACCCCAAAATAGTGCAGGTCCAGGTGAATTTCCGCGACACCAATAGAAAGATATGGATAGCAAACTCCGAAGGCTTAAGCGTGCAAGATGAAAAAAAGGACCGGATAATGATCGTTATCGTCATCGCGTCCAAAGACGGAGTAACGCAAACCGGCATGGAACCGGCGTTCGGCGACTTTGACCCTGAAAGAATGGCAGATGCCGCAAGCAGGCGCGCTCTTTTGATGCTTGGCGCAAAACATGCGCCAAAGGGCCTGATGCCGGTCGTCATCTCCTCTTCTGCGGGTGGCACCATGATGCACGAGGCGGTCGGTCACGGCCTCGAGGCCGACCTTGCCGGTCAGGGCCTCTCGGTATTTAAAGACAAGATGGGCGAACAGGTCGCCTCCTGGATCGTCACCGTTGTAGATGATGGGACCATGGAAGGGATGCGCGGTTCCTTCAGGTACGATGACGAAGGAAATCCCTCCCAAAGAACGGTGCTGATCGAGAACGGCATACTTAAGGCGTATCTTCAAAGCAATATAACCGCAAAAAGAATGGGTATGAAACCTACCGGAAACGGCAGGCGAGAAAGCTATCGCAACCGCCCTATTCCAAGAATGGCCAATACCATAGTCACAAAAGGGAATGACGATCCTGAAAAGCTGGTTGCCTCGGTCTCAAAAGGGCTTTTCGTCAGAAAGATGGGCGGCGGACAGGTAAATACCATAAACGGAGATTTTGTATTCGAGGCGCAGGAGGCCTATTTGATCGAAAACGGCAAGGTAGGCGAACCCGTGCGCGGTGCAACGCTCATTGGCAACGGTCCCAAGGTGCTGATGGAGATCGATATGGTCGGGAGCGACATCGGTTACGGAATAGGGACCTGCGGAAAAGAGGGCCAAGGGGTCCCCGTCAGCCACGGAATGCCTACGATAAGGATACCTTCGATGACCATAGGCGGGGCCTAAAATTATCTCGGGAATCCAGACCGTTTATTGAGCCGCCAACCCCTTCACATGATAGACAAGCGCGACATCGCGCGGAATGCCTGCCACGGCGAACTTCTTTGCCATTTCGTTCATGATCGGCGGCATCTTTGCAGGATAATCGACAAGGAGCATCTTAACCGCAGTTTTGTCACCCGTTGCAAGCGCCCTTCCTATCTCCCCGACAAGGCCCATTAGCACATCCTGGAACTTGTCGTAATTGACGGCAAACCTCCCGTCCTTGATCTCAATAGCCCCATGATTGAAGAGATAGCTGAACTCCAGCGCCGCACCCCTTGCGTGGGCCTCACCTGCCCCGAAGCGCATGATACGCAGGAGCCCGGCGACATATGTCGTCTGGATGGACTTGAGCTGTTCCTGGGTTATAATATTGTTGTCAAACAGGACGTCCGCCGCCCACACTCCTCCAACGTTCGCCTTGGCCTCTTCTATCGAATCGTAATCCTCGCCTATCATCAGTTGCACGGTTGAATCACCGACCTTGCTCTCGCGTTGCGGCCCTATGCCGTGCATTATCTCGTGGAATGTCGAATCAAAGACAAAGCTCTGCGGGTCCACATATTGAAGCTGCTCGGGCACGATGGCTATCTCAGCTATGGGTCTTAGTATCTGATATTTTGCCTCGTGATGATTTGAGAATATCACACGCTTGGACCTTCCCTCTTCCGCCATGGGTCCGATATTTGGAAGCGAAAAGGCGATGGACGGGCCACCCGCTTTCCTCATCTCACCCGTGCCTACGATCACGTTCACAACACGCAGAGGAGGAACATTTTTTATCGTCCTTGCCTGATAGATATCGGGACCAACGGTGAGCGAGAACATCTGCTCGATATGAGGGAGGACCGGCATGAACTTCTGCACAACTTCGGTCGTCCCCTTGTCTTCGGCTCCCAGCATGAACTCGAACATCGACTTTGTGCCGTATGGGTCCTCATAGGTCTCGTAAGGGCCTACGGTTAGATCCAGCTCTCCTGCCGCCTTTCCCCATGCCTCGTCGCTCTGGAAATATGGTTTTGGGTCGTCGCTCCTGAATGCCTGAGCCTGGAGCTTTAGCTGATCGGCAAAGCTCTTGTCTATCCCTTCTACATCTGACGCCTGT
It encodes the following:
- a CDS encoding peptidase C69; its protein translation is MFKNIDVEKVLKTALSSGGDLAEIFAERTTTTAISHEDKKVERVVSGIDAGYGIRVIKDGHTSYGYTNDAAELMNVAVSLRGATTPKQSLLSSCAHEIATPPSVARNDESSIQLIARAANAAWSKDPKIVQVQVNFRDTNRKIWIANSEGLSVQDEKKDRIMIVIVIASKDGVTQTGMEPAFGDFDPERMADAASRRALLMLGAKHAPKGLMPVVISSSAGGTMMHEAVGHGLEADLAGQGLSVFKDKMGEQVASWIVTVVDDGTMEGMRGSFRYDDEGNPSQRTVLIENGILKAYLQSNITAKRMGMKPTGNGRRESYRNRPIPRMANTIVTKGNDDPEKLVASVSKGLFVRKMGGGQVNTINGDFVFEAQEAYLIENGKVGEPVRGATLIGNGPKVLMEIDMVGSDIGYGIGTCGKEGQGVPVSHGMPTIRIPSMTIGGA